The Meles meles chromosome 6, mMelMel3.1 paternal haplotype, whole genome shotgun sequence genome has a window encoding:
- the LOC123944265 gene encoding ribonuclease K3-like, with product MMLDLRGPFPLLLLLLGSWGPGLLPGAMAQHTRFQIFVIQHISAGPVQCNTAMRTVNSLTQHCKPQNTFLHDSSQNVAATCLLPNRTCRNGQNNCHQSANPIGMTYCNRTGGAYPNCRYSTTPQNQFYTVACNPPQPGDPPYHLVPVHLD from the coding sequence ATGATGCTGGATCTTCGGGgaccctttcctctcctcctgttGCTGCTGGGATCGTGGGGGCCAGGACTTCTCCCTGGTGCTATGGCTCAGCACACTAGGTTTCAAATATTTGTAATTCAGCatataagtgcaggtcctgtacAATGCAACACTGCAATGCGTACTGTCAATAGTCTTACTCAGCACTGTAAACCTCAAAACACCTTTCTGCATGACTCCTCCCAGAACGTGGCTGCCACCTGTCTTTTGCCCAACAGGACCTGCAGGAATGGCCAGAATAACTGCCACCAGAGTGCAAATCCTATTGGCATGACTTACTGCAATCGCACTGGAGGGGCGTATCCCAACTGCCGCTACAGTACTACTCCCCAGAACCAGTTCTACACTGTTGCCTGTAACCCCCCTCAGCCGGGGGACCCTCCCTATCATCTAGTTCCTGTGCACTTAGATTAA